Proteins from one Phyllobacterium zundukense genomic window:
- a CDS encoding flavin reductase, whose protein sequence is MSHFAEAVHILTTDGPAGRRGVTISAVCSVSDNPATMLVCLNRNHDFNHLFIENQVFALNTLSFQQQALSEAFSGKGDLSQPDRFALGHWQTLQTGAPVLTNALASFDCRIIATHEVATHYVIYGKVTALNMGDPGRSLIYLNRSYHSAGD, encoded by the coding sequence ATGAGTCATTTTGCCGAGGCGGTTCATATCCTTACCACCGATGGTCCGGCAGGCCGCCGCGGCGTCACAATTTCGGCAGTATGCTCGGTTTCTGACAATCCGGCCACCATGCTCGTGTGTCTCAATCGCAATCATGACTTCAATCACCTGTTCATCGAAAATCAGGTTTTTGCACTGAATACGCTGTCGTTCCAACAGCAAGCGCTTTCCGAAGCCTTTTCGGGCAAGGGTGATCTGTCCCAGCCGGACAGGTTTGCGCTCGGGCATTGGCAGACCCTGCAAACTGGTGCCCCTGTTCTAACCAACGCCTTGGCCAGCTTCGATTGCCGCATCATCGCTACACACGAAGTTGCAACGCATTATGTGATCTATGGCAAGGTCACCGCCCTCAATATGGGCGATCCCGGCCGTTCATTGATCTATCTCAATCGCTCCTATCACAGTGCAGGAGACTAG
- a CDS encoding DUF2259 domain-containing protein, giving the protein MFPAIDAAVTIQLEEITVPPSETCQNMSEIKGFRLTLREEKPDAKPEMLHEEASVPASRGCPLGYSIGAVQTLYPDGGKPVIAVMIAVRGTGFEGPDYRWLAVTKQR; this is encoded by the coding sequence GTGTTTCCCGCGATTGACGCAGCGGTGACGATACAGCTTGAAGAGATCACCGTCCCGCCGAGCGAAACCTGTCAAAACATGAGTGAAATCAAAGGCTTCCGCCTGACGCTTCGTGAAGAAAAACCTGACGCCAAGCCCGAAATGCTCCACGAAGAAGCCTCCGTTCCTGCCAGTCGCGGCTGCCCGCTCGGTTATAGTATTGGCGCGGTTCAGACCCTATATCCGGACGGCGGAAAACCTGTGATCGCGGTGATGATTGCGGTGCGCGGAACGGGATTTGAAGGCCCGGACTATCGCTGGCTGGCAGTTACGAAGCAAAGATAG
- a CDS encoding DUF2259 domain-containing protein: MIFRRVFLSLVVASSPVAAWAGDAAKLDIIGFSKDGGTFAFEEYGVQDGSGFPYANRYYIDTATDKFLAKTPVRVRLDDENSSIENARDKVGRDAQGVTSLSDEELRANAGNAVASNPVTELSADPFKVKINPRSRVSRD, translated from the coding sequence ATGATATTCCGCCGCGTTTTTCTTAGCCTTGTCGTTGCGTCTTCGCCAGTCGCAGCTTGGGCCGGGGACGCCGCAAAGCTTGATATCATTGGGTTCTCCAAGGATGGCGGCACATTTGCCTTCGAGGAATATGGCGTCCAGGACGGCTCTGGGTTCCCCTACGCCAACCGGTACTATATCGACACGGCAACCGACAAGTTTTTGGCCAAGACGCCGGTTCGGGTAAGGCTCGACGATGAAAATTCGTCAATCGAAAACGCTCGCGACAAGGTCGGCCGCGATGCACAAGGCGTCACATCCCTCAGCGATGAAGAACTGCGCGCCAACGCCGGCAATGCGGTAGCGTCGAACCCCGTCACGGAGCTTTCGGCTGACCCGTTCAAGGTGAAAATCAACCCGCGATCTCGTGTTTCCCGCGATTGA
- the rpe gene encoding ribulose-phosphate 3-epimerase — protein MSRPLVISPSILASDFSKLGAEVNSVLQAGADWIHIDVMDGHFVPNITFGPEVVKAIRPLTDAVFDTHLMISPCDPYLEAFAKAGSDIITVHAEAGPHLHRSLQAIRTLGKKAGVAINPATPESAIEYVLNDVDLILVMTVNPGFGGQKFIAETLEKIKKIKAMIGDRPIDLEVDGGIIPETAALAVQAGANALVAGSAIYKGGSEAAYRSNIDLIRSSIQKGSQ, from the coding sequence ATGAGCCGTCCGCTCGTCATATCACCTTCCATTTTGGCCTCGGATTTTTCGAAACTTGGCGCGGAAGTAAACTCGGTCTTGCAGGCGGGCGCCGACTGGATCCATATCGATGTGATGGACGGGCATTTCGTCCCCAACATCACCTTTGGCCCGGAAGTGGTAAAGGCCATCCGGCCGCTGACGGACGCGGTTTTCGACACGCACTTGATGATTTCGCCCTGCGACCCCTATCTCGAGGCCTTCGCCAAGGCGGGTTCGGACATCATCACGGTTCACGCGGAAGCCGGACCGCACCTGCACCGCTCGCTCCAGGCCATTCGGACGCTCGGCAAGAAGGCGGGCGTTGCCATCAATCCCGCGACGCCAGAATCCGCCATCGAATATGTGCTGAACGACGTCGACCTCATCCTCGTCATGACTGTCAATCCTGGTTTTGGCGGGCAGAAATTCATTGCGGAAACACTGGAAAAGATAAAGAAAATCAAGGCGATGATTGGCGACCGTCCCATCGATCTCGAGGTCGATGGCGGAATCATCCCTGAAACGGCAGCGTTGGCAGTGCAAGCTGGCGCCAATGCGCTGGTCGCCGGCTCGGCTATTTACAAGGGTGGAAGCGAAGCCGCCTATAGGTCAAACATTGACCTCATCCGCAGTTCAATCCAAAAAGGATCACAATGA
- a CDS encoding branched-chain amino acid ABC transporter substrate-binding protein, with translation MNLTIRAATFGLCMAVASVAHAEDKIGVIAPLSGPFARLGTQVVDGATIAVAANKSGQAVSITTADDQCSSAGGDAAAKQLVQANVAIVIGFLCTESLEAALPILGQKGIPVITPAIRAQTLTELRADQPYPVFRTAPSGRNEANETGDILAGLWHSAPFAIIDDGTIFGRELAAGVRARLEEKGLKPVFADTYRPGLDNQNALVSRLKRAGATQVFVGGERDDVAAIGRSASALNYSLVIASGEALEAAGDGSELAVGTLMIAPREPQTLESARNAKNTIELAGKVPEGYTIPAYAATEVAMQALTTAQSQAGSLREILHTNVFETALGTMQFDAKGERIADTYRLQRFDGNQFVLETN, from the coding sequence ATGAACCTCACAATACGCGCCGCAACATTTGGCCTTTGCATGGCTGTCGCAAGTGTCGCACATGCGGAAGACAAGATTGGCGTTATCGCGCCGCTTTCCGGCCCCTTTGCGCGCCTTGGAACGCAAGTTGTCGATGGCGCCACGATTGCGGTTGCTGCGAACAAGAGCGGCCAGGCGGTGTCAATAACAACGGCTGACGACCAATGCAGCTCGGCAGGCGGCGACGCGGCGGCAAAACAGCTGGTACAAGCAAATGTTGCGATAGTCATTGGCTTTCTTTGCACTGAATCGCTCGAGGCCGCTCTGCCTATCCTTGGCCAGAAGGGCATTCCAGTCATTACCCCGGCAATACGGGCGCAAACACTGACAGAGCTGCGCGCCGACCAGCCCTATCCGGTCTTCAGGACCGCGCCATCCGGTCGCAATGAGGCTAACGAAACCGGTGATATCCTTGCCGGACTGTGGCATTCGGCACCGTTTGCCATCATTGATGACGGTACTATCTTCGGGCGGGAACTTGCGGCAGGTGTGCGGGCCCGTCTGGAGGAAAAAGGTCTGAAACCGGTCTTTGCCGATACGTACCGTCCTGGCCTCGATAATCAGAATGCACTGGTCAGCCGGCTGAAACGCGCAGGCGCCACACAAGTTTTCGTTGGCGGTGAACGCGACGATGTTGCGGCCATAGGGCGAAGCGCCTCGGCGCTGAACTATTCGCTTGTCATCGCCAGTGGCGAGGCTCTTGAGGCGGCAGGTGATGGCAGTGAGCTCGCCGTCGGCACTTTGATGATCGCACCACGCGAACCACAAACGTTGGAAAGTGCCCGAAACGCCAAGAATACGATCGAGTTGGCGGGAAAAGTGCCCGAAGGCTATACAATACCGGCTTATGCTGCGACCGAAGTGGCAATGCAGGCGCTGACCACCGCGCAATCACAGGCAGGATCCCTGCGGGAAATTCTGCACACCAATGTCTTTGAAACTGCGCTTGGCACGATGCAATTCGATGCCAAAGGCGAGCGTATCGCCGACACCTACCGCCTGCAGAGATTTGATGGCAACCAGTTCGTACTGGAGACCAACTGA
- a CDS encoding NAD-dependent epimerase/dehydratase family protein: MTILVTGSSGHLGEALVRTLQGRGREVAGLDIAAGPFTSHLGSVADRPFVKRCMAGIEAVFHAATLHKPHVGTHMRQDFVDTNITGTLNLLEEAVAAGVKSFIYTSTTSVFGDALVPPVAAPAAWITEDVRPVPKNIYGVTKAAAEDLCQLFHRNQRLATMVLRTSRFFPEEDDDKDVRNSFADENIKLNEFLYRRVDIEDIVSAHLLAAEKAPARGFRRYIISATTPFEPDDLADLRTDAPRAVQRRVPEYAAEFAQRGWKMVPSIDRVYVNERARTELGWQPKYDFRSLIERLRAGEDTRSPLARLIGAKGYHAERFGEGPYPVE; encoded by the coding sequence ATGACGATATTGGTGACAGGAAGCTCAGGTCATCTGGGCGAGGCGCTTGTGCGCACATTGCAGGGCAGAGGTCGCGAGGTCGCCGGGCTCGATATCGCGGCGGGTCCGTTCACCAGCCATCTTGGTTCGGTAGCAGACCGCCCTTTCGTCAAACGCTGCATGGCGGGTATCGAGGCCGTCTTCCATGCGGCCACGCTGCACAAGCCGCATGTCGGCACGCACATGCGGCAGGATTTCGTCGATACCAATATCACCGGCACCTTGAACCTGCTGGAAGAAGCCGTGGCGGCGGGCGTCAAATCCTTCATCTATACCAGTACAACGAGTGTCTTTGGCGACGCGCTGGTGCCACCCGTAGCTGCGCCGGCCGCCTGGATTACCGAGGATGTGCGGCCTGTCCCCAAGAACATCTATGGGGTGACCAAGGCAGCAGCCGAAGACCTTTGCCAGCTGTTTCATCGCAACCAGCGATTGGCGACTATGGTGTTGCGCACCTCGCGGTTTTTCCCGGAAGAAGATGACGACAAGGACGTGCGAAACAGCTTTGCCGATGAAAACATCAAGCTGAATGAGTTTCTCTACCGTCGGGTAGATATCGAAGACATCGTCAGCGCGCATCTTCTGGCGGCGGAAAAGGCGCCTGCACGGGGTTTTCGCCGCTATATCATCAGCGCGACGACACCGTTTGAGCCAGACGATCTGGCCGATTTGCGCACCGATGCCCCGCGTGCCGTGCAGCGCCGCGTCCCAGAATACGCGGCGGAGTTTGCGCAACGCGGTTGGAAAATGGTGCCGAGCATCGACCGTGTGTATGTCAATGAGCGCGCGCGGACAGAACTCGGCTGGCAGCCGAAATATGATTTCCGGTCTCTCATTGAACGGCTGAGAGCAGGTGAGGATACACGCAGTCCGTTGGCTAGGCTGATTGGCGCAAAAGGCTACCATGCGGAGAGGTTCGGTGAGGGGCCATATCCGGTAGAGTGA
- a CDS encoding VOC family protein — MDKISFAATAPTHVSKVGIKAKDADALAKYYEDVVGLREISRKGQSIILGAGETPLLEIEQASAVRADDPHSAGLYHTAFLLPARADLARWARRAIDKRTPIVGASDHLVSEAIYLTDPEGNGVEIYADRPHESWKWNGSSVQMGTEVLDVGNLLGEPGNEVPFDMAPDGTMVGHLHLRVGNAKEAENWWQNELGLQTVAGFGGSAVFMSTGGYHHHVAANSWQSRGAGRRDNDRSGLAWAEFSSADAKDEREIVDPWGNVIRIVPAKG; from the coding sequence ATGGACAAGATTTCCTTTGCAGCGACAGCGCCGACCCACGTGTCGAAGGTTGGCATCAAGGCCAAGGATGCCGATGCGCTGGCGAAATATTATGAGGACGTAGTTGGTCTGCGCGAGATTTCGCGCAAGGGCCAGTCAATCATTCTAGGTGCTGGTGAAACGCCGCTGCTCGAGATCGAGCAGGCTTCTGCCGTTCGCGCGGATGATCCGCACAGCGCCGGTCTCTACCACACCGCTTTCCTGCTCCCGGCGCGTGCCGATCTCGCCCGCTGGGCGCGGCGGGCAATCGACAAGCGTACACCGATTGTCGGCGCTTCCGACCATCTGGTCAGCGAGGCGATCTATTTGACCGATCCGGAAGGCAACGGTGTCGAAATTTATGCCGACCGTCCGCATGAAAGCTGGAAGTGGAACGGCTCGTCTGTGCAGATGGGCACCGAGGTGCTGGATGTCGGCAATCTGCTCGGCGAACCCGGTAACGAGGTGCCTTTCGACATGGCACCGGACGGTACAATGGTCGGCCATCTGCACCTGCGCGTCGGCAATGCCAAAGAGGCCGAAAACTGGTGGCAGAATGAGCTCGGGTTGCAGACGGTTGCCGGGTTTGGCGGCAGTGCCGTGTTTATGTCGACCGGCGGTTATCATCACCACGTCGCCGCCAACTCCTGGCAAAGCCGCGGGGCAGGGCGCCGCGACAATGATCGCTCCGGCTTGGCCTGGGCTGAGTTCAGCTCCGCCGATGCCAAGGACGAACGCGAGATCGTTGACCCGTGGGGCAATGTCATCAGAATTGTGCCGGCAAAGGGTTAG
- the purB gene encoding adenylosuccinate lyase: MIPRYSRPEMVAIWSPETKFRIWFEIEAHACDALAELGVIPKEAAKTIWEKGGAATFDIDRIDEIERETKHDVIAFLTHLAEIVGPDARFVHQGMTSSDVLDTCFNVQLMRASDILLGDLDRLLAALKKRAFEHKDTVTIGRSHGIHAEPTTFGVKLAQAYAEFERCRSRLVAARAEIATCAISGAVGTFANIDPRVEEHVAKALGMQAEPVSTQVIPRDRHAMYFATLGVIASSVERLSVEIRHLQRTEVLEAEEYFSPGQKGSSAMPHKRNPVLTENMTGLARMVRAFALPAMENVALWHERDISHSSVERMIGPDATITLDFALARMVGVIEKLLVYPDNMLKNMNKFRGLIHSQRVLLALTQAGVSREDSYRLVQRNAMKVWEHGADFLEELLADADVRAALPEATIREKFDLGYHTKHVDTIFKRVFGSTGSN; the protein is encoded by the coding sequence ATGATCCCGCGCTATTCGCGTCCCGAAATGGTCGCCATCTGGTCCCCGGAAACGAAATTCCGCATCTGGTTCGAAATCGAGGCGCATGCCTGCGACGCGCTGGCGGAGCTTGGCGTTATCCCGAAGGAAGCGGCGAAAACCATCTGGGAAAAGGGCGGCGCGGCTACTTTCGACATCGATCGCATCGACGAGATCGAGCGCGAGACCAAGCACGATGTCATTGCTTTCCTTACACATTTGGCCGAGATCGTCGGCCCGGACGCGCGTTTCGTCCATCAGGGCATGACCTCGTCGGACGTGCTCGACACCTGTTTCAATGTGCAGTTGATGCGTGCCAGCGACATCCTTTTGGGCGATCTGGACAGACTTTTGGCGGCCCTGAAAAAGCGGGCTTTCGAGCACAAGGACACGGTCACCATTGGCCGCAGCCATGGTATCCACGCCGAACCGACTACCTTCGGCGTCAAGCTGGCGCAGGCCTATGCCGAGTTCGAACGTTGCCGTAGTCGTCTCGTCGCGGCACGCGCGGAGATTGCAACCTGTGCTATCTCGGGCGCTGTCGGCACCTTCGCCAATATCGACCCGCGCGTGGAAGAACATGTCGCCAAGGCATTGGGAATGCAGGCAGAACCGGTTTCGACGCAAGTGATCCCGCGTGATCGTCATGCCATGTACTTTGCAACCCTTGGTGTCATCGCTTCGTCGGTCGAACGTCTCTCAGTCGAGATCCGCCACCTGCAGCGGACCGAGGTTCTGGAGGCGGAAGAGTACTTTTCGCCCGGCCAGAAGGGCTCGTCGGCCATGCCGCACAAGCGCAATCCCGTGCTGACCGAGAACATGACCGGGCTCGCCCGCATGGTCCGCGCTTTTGCGCTGCCAGCGATGGAAAATGTTGCCCTGTGGCATGAACGCGATATCTCGCACTCGTCGGTCGAGCGCATGATCGGCCCTGACGCGACGATTACCCTGGATTTTGCTTTGGCACGCATGGTCGGCGTCATCGAAAAGCTGTTGGTCTATCCAGATAACATGTTGAAAAACATGAACAAGTTCCGCGGATTGATCCACTCGCAGCGGGTCCTTCTGGCACTGACCCAAGCTGGCGTTTCCCGCGAGGATTCCTACCGTCTGGTGCAGCGCAACGCCATGAAAGTATGGGAGCACGGGGCCGATTTCCTCGAAGAACTGCTCGCCGACGCCGATGTTCGAGCTGCCCTGCCCGAAGCGACGATCCGCGAGAAGTTCGACCTTGGCTATCACACAAAACACGTCGATACGATCTTCAAACGCGTGTTTGGCTCAACCGGCAGCAACTAA
- a CDS encoding type II toxin-antitoxin system HicB family antitoxin has product MTYYVGILDGTGAVWGVRIPDVSGCVGAGASPEQAIADVTIALRDVMAHRRGGGFEIPAPSSVSAILASGEIQAGETIVMIPLVLDSGRTVRANLTMDAGLLDAIDEAATLRGVTRSAFVASAAREKIEAA; this is encoded by the coding sequence ATGACCTATTATGTTGGAATACTGGATGGAACCGGTGCTGTCTGGGGTGTACGCATTCCAGATGTTTCTGGCTGTGTTGGGGCAGGGGCGAGCCCCGAACAGGCAATTGCTGACGTGACAATCGCTCTTCGCGACGTGATGGCCCATAGGCGTGGAGGCGGCTTCGAGATACCGGCCCCATCCTCGGTCTCAGCCATTCTTGCGTCAGGTGAAATTCAAGCCGGCGAAACGATCGTTATGATTCCACTGGTCCTTGATTCCGGGCGAACAGTACGTGCCAATCTCACGATGGATGCGGGATTGCTGGATGCTATTGATGAGGCGGCGACGCTTCGCGGTGTGACTCGTTCCGCCTTTGTCGCGAGCGCAGCGCGGGAAAAAATTGAGGCAGCGTGA
- a CDS encoding type II toxin-antitoxin system HicA family toxin, producing the protein MPKPEIVARLEAEGWINVGGGNHDRFIHKDRPELMIPVPRHRELSPGTARSIAKAAGWM; encoded by the coding sequence ATGCCTAAGCCAGAGATCGTTGCGCGGCTAGAAGCCGAGGGATGGATCAATGTCGGTGGTGGCAATCACGACCGTTTTATCCATAAGGATAGACCGGAGCTCATGATTCCAGTACCCCGTCACCGCGAATTGTCTCCTGGAACGGCGAGATCCATCGCGAAGGCAGCGGGTTGGATGTAA
- a CDS encoding MGH1-like glycoside hydrolase domain-containing protein, whose translation MLRAGGGYPTAWSRDSAVNTWNAASLIAPDLARNTLWAVVNPTNDGSLIVQQDNQWWDHVIWIVSAWNHYLLTGDKEFLYQAYKTSVNTLKVRKTESFDENAGLYTGPSFFNDGIAGYPDSLADNEQGDSFVLGSSGTDKIMTLSTNAVHYEAYRSAAKMAGTLNNTEAAKGFDAEADALKITINKKFWRPDANIYGYLLLDATKDAPETYHEGTGLSFAILFGIADKDRTGSIVANTHVEPWGITDVYPPFERYSDQEPGRHNNIVWPIVQGFWANAMAKAGATAPFATEMTNLAKMATASKQFYEIYNAQTGEPDGGWQSGRHWGKSEPHQTWSATAYLRMVYSGLFGLQPETSGLAFQPVLPKGWEGATLEGVKYRGSVLTINLKGEGSRIESMKVDGCKTANDYVIGPELKGYHQVEIILKNP comes from the coding sequence ATGTTGCGCGCTGGTGGCGGATATCCGACGGCCTGGTCGCGCGACTCGGCGGTGAACACCTGGAATGCCGCCAGCCTCATTGCACCCGATCTAGCCCGCAACACGCTTTGGGCAGTGGTGAACCCGACCAATGACGGCAGCCTTATCGTTCAACAGGACAATCAGTGGTGGGACCATGTCATATGGATCGTGTCCGCCTGGAATCATTACCTGCTGACCGGCGACAAGGAGTTCCTGTACCAAGCCTACAAAACCTCGGTGAACACGCTGAAAGTGAGAAAAACCGAGAGCTTCGATGAGAATGCAGGACTTTATACGGGTCCCTCCTTCTTCAATGATGGAATTGCTGGATATCCCGACTCTCTTGCCGACAACGAGCAAGGGGACAGCTTCGTTTTGGGCTCTTCTGGAACCGACAAAATAATGACCCTAAGCACGAATGCCGTACATTACGAAGCCTATCGCAGTGCCGCCAAAATGGCTGGTACGTTGAACAACACAGAAGCGGCCAAAGGATTCGATGCCGAAGCCGATGCCCTGAAGATCACAATAAATAAAAAATTCTGGCGGCCGGACGCCAATATCTATGGATATTTGCTGCTCGACGCAACCAAAGACGCGCCGGAGACCTATCACGAAGGCACGGGCTTGTCTTTCGCCATCCTTTTCGGCATCGCGGACAAGGACAGGACCGGCTCAATCGTGGCCAATACGCATGTCGAGCCATGGGGAATAACAGACGTCTATCCTCCCTTTGAGCGTTATTCCGATCAGGAGCCGGGCCGCCATAACAACATCGTGTGGCCGATAGTCCAAGGATTTTGGGCCAACGCAATGGCGAAGGCTGGTGCGACCGCGCCCTTCGCCACTGAAATGACGAATCTGGCCAAAATGGCGACCGCGAGCAAGCAATTCTACGAGATTTACAATGCGCAAACCGGAGAACCTGACGGCGGATGGCAATCGGGAAGACATTGGGGGAAATCGGAACCGCATCAGACCTGGTCGGCAACGGCATATCTCAGGATGGTCTATAGCGGCCTTTTCGGGTTGCAACCGGAAACAAGCGGTTTGGCGTTCCAACCCGTCCTGCCAAAAGGTTGGGAAGGTGCGACCCTTGAGGGGGTGAAGTATCGTGGTTCCGTTTTGACGATCAATCTTAAGGGTGAGGGCAGCAGGATTGAATCCATGAAGGTCGACGGCTGCAAGACAGCCAACGACTACGTCATCGGCCCGGAACTGAAGGGTTACCATCAAGTTGAGATCATATTGAAGAATCCCTAA
- a CDS encoding dihydrofolate reductase family protein gives MRKIVTGAFVSLDGVMQAPGGPDEDPIGGFKYGGWVAPYFDKTGEEAVGEMFAKPFDLLLGRKTYDIFAAHWPYAGADDPIGPLFDRITKYVATRNPNLKLDWQNSQTLGPDVVATVTKLKNEDGPDLLTQGSTDFLKTLFENDLIDEMNVFIFPLILGKGKKLFSDDASPAALKLVSSKVSDTGVTVNKYVRAGDIVTGSFEFEQPTDAELARRRNLT, from the coding sequence ATGAGAAAGATCGTTACTGGTGCTTTTGTGAGCCTCGACGGTGTCATGCAGGCACCGGGCGGCCCCGACGAAGACCCGATTGGCGGCTTCAAGTATGGCGGCTGGGTTGCACCCTACTTTGACAAGACAGGGGAAGAGGCGGTGGGCGAGATGTTTGCCAAGCCTTTCGACCTTCTGCTCGGCAGGAAAACCTATGATATTTTCGCTGCACATTGGCCTTATGCCGGCGCTGACGATCCGATCGGTCCGTTGTTCGACCGCATCACCAAATATGTCGCGACCCGCAACCCGAACCTGAAGCTCGATTGGCAGAACAGCCAAACCCTGGGCCCGGACGTGGTGGCGACCGTCACCAAGCTGAAAAACGAGGACGGGCCGGATCTGCTCACCCAAGGCTCGACCGATTTCTTGAAAACCCTGTTCGAAAATGACCTGATCGACGAGATGAACGTCTTTATCTTTCCGCTCATATTAGGGAAGGGCAAGAAGCTGTTCAGCGACGATGCCTCTCCCGCCGCGTTGAAACTCGTTTCCTCAAAGGTCTCGGACACCGGCGTCACGGTCAACAAATACGTTCGCGCGGGGGACATCGTGACCGGCTCGTTCGAATTCGAACAGCCGACCGACGCAGAGTTGGCACGGCGTAGAAACCTGACGTGA
- a CDS encoding P1 family peptidase, which translates to MLKAGPCNLITDVDGLKVGNASDSKLKSGCTVLLCEKPATAAVKVLGGAPGTRETDLLEPHNTVEQVNALVLSGGSAFGLDAGSGVQAALREKGIGFEVGTQRVPIVPGAVLFDLLNGGDKDWGRYPPYRELGHDATQSASNDFMLGTVGAGAGATVKGLKGGLGSASSILESGVTIGALVAVNALGMVTIGKSRHFWAAPFEIGNEFGGLGLPHPFPADAAEIGTKFSDATRDANTTIGVIATDLVLTTAQAKRLAIAAHDGYARAVWPAHTPFDGDLVFALATGTSGRTPEVAEFIDLCAAAASTMARAIARGVHAATPADNDPFPVWRSLR; encoded by the coding sequence ATGTTGAAGGCCGGTCCATGCAATCTCATCACCGATGTAGACGGTCTGAAAGTCGGCAATGCTTCGGACAGCAAGCTCAAATCCGGCTGTACTGTCTTGTTATGCGAGAAGCCGGCAACCGCCGCAGTCAAGGTGCTCGGCGGCGCACCGGGCACGCGCGAAACCGATCTCCTCGAGCCGCACAACACGGTTGAGCAGGTCAACGCGCTGGTTTTGTCGGGCGGATCCGCATTCGGTTTGGATGCCGGGTCGGGCGTTCAGGCCGCCCTCCGGGAAAAAGGCATCGGTTTTGAGGTTGGCACGCAGCGTGTTCCAATCGTTCCGGGCGCCGTTCTCTTCGATTTGCTGAACGGCGGCGACAAGGATTGGGGCCGTTATCCGCCCTATCGTGAGCTTGGCCATGACGCAACCCAATCGGCATCGAACGATTTCATGCTTGGAACCGTGGGCGCCGGGGCAGGAGCAACTGTCAAAGGGCTCAAGGGCGGGCTGGGCTCGGCCTCGTCGATCCTCGAAAGTGGCGTGACCATCGGCGCCCTCGTCGCGGTTAACGCGCTGGGTATGGTAACCATCGGAAAAAGCAGGCATTTCTGGGCTGCGCCTTTCGAAATCGGTAACGAGTTCGGCGGACTTGGCCTGCCGCATCCCTTTCCTGCCGACGCCGCCGAAATCGGGACCAAGTTCAGCGATGCGACGCGGGATGCCAACACGACAATAGGAGTTATCGCTACCGATCTGGTCCTCACCACGGCTCAAGCCAAGCGTTTGGCCATCGCCGCCCATGATGGTTACGCCCGCGCAGTCTGGCCGGCACACACGCCTTTCGACGGCGATCTGGTGTTCGCACTCGCCACTGGAACCAGTGGCCGAACGCCAGAAGTGGCTGAATTCATTGATCTTTGTGCCGCGGCGGCCTCGACGATGGCGCGCGCCATAGCACGAGGCGTTCATGCCGCTACGCCTGCGGATAACGACCCCTTTCCGGTCTGGCGATCACTTCGCTGA
- a CDS encoding CAP-Gly domain protein has translation MMNDFYVGQKVVCIADKFKNVSIDQIIRKGQIYTIRWIGMYQHYVDGEFVGIKVEEIHRGNDDGPEGYGAADMPYRASRFRPLVKDKIGQLRKLLTPAPDETDEPAKKTPAKKKEKV, from the coding sequence ATCATGAACGACTTTTATGTCGGACAGAAAGTCGTTTGTATCGCCGACAAGTTCAAGAATGTCAGCATCGATCAAATCATCCGAAAAGGCCAGATCTACACCATCCGCTGGATTGGCATGTATCAGCACTACGTCGATGGCGAATTCGTCGGCATCAAGGTCGAGGAAATCCACCGCGGCAATGATGACGGCCCCGAAGGTTACGGCGCCGCCGACATGCCTTACCGTGCGTCCCGCTTTCGCCCATTGGTGAAAGACAAGATTGGCCAACTGCGCAAGCTGTTGACCCCCGCGCCGGACGAGACGGATGAACCGGCGAAGAAAACTCCGGCGAAAAAGAAGGAGAAGGTCTGA